The following are encoded in a window of Mycobacterium vicinigordonae genomic DNA:
- the pgeF gene encoding peptidoglycan editing factor PgeF: MSVRIRRVTTTRAGGVSKPPFDSFNLGDHVGDDAAAVAANRARLAAAIGLPDQRLVWMNQVHGVRVEAVDGPRDTAVEDADGVVTAMPGLALVVLTADCVPVLLADARAGVVGAVHAGRVGAQHGVVARAVEAMQGLGAHPGDVSALLGPAASGARYEVPAAMADEVEATLPGSRTTTAAGTPGLDLRAGIACQLRELGVTSIEVDPRCTIADQTLFSHRRGAPTGRLASLVWME; this comes from the coding sequence GTGAGTGTTCGCATCCGCAGGGTGACCACCACCCGGGCGGGCGGTGTGTCCAAACCGCCGTTCGACAGCTTCAATCTCGGCGACCACGTCGGGGACGACGCGGCTGCGGTTGCGGCCAACCGTGCCCGGCTGGCCGCGGCCATCGGCTTGCCAGACCAGCGGCTGGTTTGGATGAACCAGGTGCACGGTGTCCGCGTCGAGGCGGTCGACGGGCCGCGGGACACCGCTGTCGAAGACGCCGACGGCGTGGTGACCGCTATGCCGGGCCTGGCGCTGGTGGTGCTGACCGCCGACTGCGTGCCAGTGTTGCTGGCCGACGCACGGGCCGGCGTGGTCGGCGCGGTCCACGCCGGTCGGGTCGGTGCCCAGCACGGGGTGGTGGCGCGCGCTGTCGAGGCGATGCAGGGCCTGGGCGCACACCCCGGTGACGTTTCCGCGCTGTTGGGCCCGGCTGCTAGCGGTGCTCGCTACGAAGTGCCGGCCGCGATGGCCGACGAGGTGGAAGCGACGCTGCCCGGCAGCCGCACAACCACCGCCGCGGGTACTCCCGGACTCGACCTGCGGGCCGGAATTGCTTGCCAGCTTCGCGAATTGGGCGTCACCTCTATCGAGGTCGATCCCCGATGCACCATTGCCGATCAAACGCTGTTCAGCCACCGGCGCGGCGCGCCTACCGGTCGGCTGGCCTCGTTGGTGTGGATGGAATGA
- a CDS encoding YggS family pyridoxal phosphate-dependent enzyme yields the protein MTAMAVDAPGWGDSGDRQTELTRALAAVRSRLAAAAAAAGRNVGEIELLPITKFFPASDVAILSRLGCRAVGESRDQEAVAKITEVTRLLAAAAHDGRPRDLQWHMVGQIQRKKARSVARWAHTAHSIDGSQLVTALDRAATGALAECRRDRPLRVYVQVSLDGDPSRGGVDVGDPGAVDRICAQVQDAQGLELVGLMGIPPLGWEPEQAFDRLQSEHRRVLEGFPEAVGLSAGMSGDLEIAVKHGSTCVRVGTALLGQRRLRSP from the coding sequence ATGACCGCGATGGCAGTGGATGCCCCCGGGTGGGGAGATAGCGGCGACCGGCAGACCGAGTTGACGCGGGCATTAGCCGCCGTGCGGTCGCGGCTCGCGGCGGCGGCCGCGGCAGCCGGCCGCAATGTGGGAGAAATCGAGCTGCTGCCGATCACCAAATTCTTCCCAGCCAGCGATGTGGCGATTCTGTCCCGGCTGGGTTGTCGGGCCGTGGGGGAGTCGCGGGATCAGGAAGCCGTGGCGAAGATCACCGAAGTGACGCGGTTACTGGCCGCGGCCGCGCACGACGGCCGCCCGCGGGACCTGCAGTGGCACATGGTTGGCCAGATCCAGCGTAAGAAAGCCCGATCGGTGGCGCGCTGGGCGCACACCGCCCACTCGATCGACGGGTCACAGCTGGTGACCGCGCTCGACCGAGCAGCGACCGGCGCCCTGGCCGAATGTCGGCGTGATCGTCCGCTGCGGGTCTATGTCCAGGTGAGTTTGGACGGCGACCCTTCGCGCGGAGGTGTGGACGTCGGCGATCCCGGCGCGGTGGATCGGATTTGCGCCCAGGTGCAGGACGCCCAGGGCTTGGAACTGGTCGGTTTGATGGGTATCCCGCCGCTGGGCTGGGAGCCCGAACAGGCCTTTGACCGGCTGCAATCCGAACACCGCCGGGTGCTTGAGGGTTTCCCCGAAGCGGTTGGGTTGTCCGCCGGTATGTCCGGCGACCTGGAAATCGCCGTCAAACATGGTTCGACGTGTGTGCGTGTCGGTACCGCGCTATTGGGTCAACGGCGGTTACGGTCACCGTGA
- the murG gene encoding undecaprenyldiphospho-muramoylpentapeptide beta-N-acetylglucosaminyltransferase produces MNDKVNESAGGLGAHPSPAGPASSSFGVSGSSGTLSVVLAGGGTAGHVEPAMAVADALIALDASIRITALGTARGLETRLVPERGYHLELITPVPLPRKPSGDLARLPPRVWRAVRETRAVLEAVRADVVIGFGGYVALPAYLAARGRPGRRRIPVVIHEANARAGLANRVGARSADRILSAVPHSGLRRAEVVGVPVRAAITALDRTALRAQARAHFGFADNARVLLVFGGSQGAVSLNRAVSAAAAELAAAGISVLHAHGPKNSLDLRAPNPGDPPYVAVPYLDRMDLAYAAADLAICRSGAMTVAEVSAVGLPAIYVPLPIGNGEQRLNALPVVDAGGGLIVTDAALTPELVAREVAGLLTDPARLAAMTAAAAQVGHRDAARQVAQAAVDLALRAGRR; encoded by the coding sequence GTGAACGACAAGGTCAATGAGTCAGCCGGCGGGTTGGGGGCACATCCCTCGCCCGCCGGTCCCGCGTCGTCGTCCTTTGGGGTTTCCGGGTCCTCGGGGACGTTGTCGGTAGTTCTGGCCGGTGGTGGCACCGCCGGGCACGTGGAACCCGCGATGGCCGTTGCTGACGCACTGATCGCCCTGGACGCGTCGATCCGGATCACGGCGCTAGGCACCGCGCGCGGCTTAGAGACCCGGTTGGTGCCCGAGCGCGGCTATCACCTCGAGCTGATCACCCCAGTCCCGCTACCGCGCAAACCGAGCGGCGACCTGGCCCGGCTGCCACCGCGCGTTTGGCGCGCAGTGCGCGAGACCCGGGCCGTACTCGAGGCCGTCCGCGCCGACGTGGTGATCGGCTTCGGCGGCTATGTCGCGCTTCCGGCCTACCTCGCCGCCCGCGGGCGGCCGGGACGTCGCCGGATACCGGTGGTGATCCACGAAGCCAACGCCAGGGCAGGGCTGGCCAACCGGGTGGGTGCGCGCTCGGCCGATCGCATCCTGTCCGCGGTACCGCACTCCGGTCTGCGGCGCGCCGAGGTGGTGGGAGTGCCAGTGCGGGCGGCGATTACCGCGCTGGACCGCACCGCGTTGCGCGCCCAAGCGCGGGCGCACTTCGGATTCGCCGACAACGCGCGCGTGCTGCTGGTGTTCGGCGGCTCGCAGGGCGCGGTGTCGCTCAACCGCGCGGTGTCGGCGGCTGCCGCCGAGTTGGCCGCCGCTGGAATCTCGGTGCTGCACGCGCACGGCCCGAAGAACAGCCTGGACCTGCGCGCGCCCAACCCCGGCGATCCGCCCTACGTCGCGGTGCCCTACCTGGATCGGATGGATCTGGCGTACGCCGCCGCCGATCTGGCGATCTGCCGTTCGGGGGCGATGACAGTCGCCGAAGTGTCGGCCGTGGGCCTGCCGGCCATCTATGTACCACTGCCGATCGGCAACGGTGAGCAGCGGCTCAACGCGCTGCCGGTGGTCGACGCCGGCGGCGGCCTGATCGTCACCGACGCTGCCCTGACACCGGAACTGGTGGCCCGGGAGGTTGCCGGGTTGCTTACCGACCCTGCCCGGTTGGCGGCGATGACCGCGGCAGCCGCGCAGGTCGGACACCGCGACGCGGCCCGTCAGGTGGCGCAGGCAGCGGTCGACCTCGCACTTCGGGCGGGCCGACGATGA
- the ftsW gene encoding putative lipid II flippase FtsW, whose product MGIALTRLWGRGRGSAETASLDDPQDTDDADATAPETDPSKAPRASAAGRPKTDPSGPRSRFGAWLGRPMTSFHLIIAVTALLTSLGLIMVLSASGVHSYGNDGSAWVIFGKQVLWTIVGLIACYAGLRMSVRFIRRIAFMSYAVTCVLLVLVLIPGIGNLANGSRKWFVVAGFSMQPSELSKIAFAIWGAHLLAARRGERASLREMLVPLVPAALISLGLIMAQPDLGQTVSFGIILLGLLWYSGLDLRLFVSSLGMVVAAGAVLAMSAGYRSDRVRSWLDPENDPMDTGYQARQAKYALAHGGIFGDGLGQGVAKWNYLPNAHNDFIFAIVGEELGLIGAVGLLGLFGLFAYTGMRIARRSADPFLRLLTATTTLWVLGQAFINIGYVIGLLPVTGLQLPLISAGGTSTAATLFMIGIMANAARNEPEAVAALRAGRDDKVNRFLRLPVPEPYVPPRLESFRDRKGAQRAKPAKQPARPAPRRAPRPAPEAQPRTAERSARRSAGTGHARARHHGSGQRYAGQRQTRRARALEGQRYG is encoded by the coding sequence ATGGGAATCGCGCTGACCCGGCTGTGGGGTCGGGGCAGGGGCTCCGCGGAGACCGCCAGCCTCGACGACCCCCAAGACACCGACGACGCCGACGCGACAGCACCGGAAACCGACCCCTCCAAGGCACCTAGGGCGAGCGCAGCGGGCAGACCCAAAACCGATCCGTCCGGTCCGCGCAGCCGCTTCGGCGCCTGGCTGGGCCGGCCGATGACCTCGTTTCACCTGATCATCGCGGTCACCGCGCTACTCACGTCGCTCGGTCTCATCATGGTTCTCTCGGCGTCGGGCGTGCACTCATACGGCAACGACGGATCGGCGTGGGTGATCTTCGGCAAGCAGGTGCTGTGGACCATCGTGGGGCTCATCGCCTGCTATGCCGGACTGCGGATGTCGGTGCGGTTCATCCGGCGGATCGCGTTCATGAGTTACGCGGTTACCTGCGTGCTACTGGTGCTGGTCCTCATTCCCGGAATCGGCAACTTGGCTAACGGATCCCGTAAATGGTTTGTGGTCGCAGGATTCTCGATGCAGCCCTCGGAGCTGTCCAAGATCGCCTTCGCCATCTGGGGGGCACACCTGCTGGCGGCCCGGCGCGGCGAGCGGGCCTCGCTGCGCGAGATGCTCGTTCCGCTCGTGCCGGCCGCGCTGATCTCACTGGGCCTGATCATGGCGCAGCCCGACCTCGGGCAGACCGTGTCGTTCGGCATCATCTTGCTGGGCCTGCTGTGGTACTCGGGCCTGGACCTGCGGTTGTTTGTCAGCTCCCTGGGCATGGTGGTGGCGGCCGGCGCGGTCTTGGCCATGTCGGCCGGGTATCGCTCCGACCGGGTGCGATCCTGGCTAGACCCCGAGAACGACCCGATGGACACCGGTTACCAGGCCCGCCAGGCGAAATATGCCCTGGCGCACGGCGGCATCTTTGGCGACGGGTTGGGCCAGGGCGTAGCCAAGTGGAACTATCTGCCTAACGCCCACAACGACTTCATCTTCGCAATCGTCGGTGAGGAACTCGGCCTGATCGGGGCGGTTGGCCTGCTCGGGCTGTTCGGGCTCTTCGCTTACACCGGGATGCGGATAGCCCGCCGCTCGGCCGATCCGTTCCTGCGGCTGCTGACTGCCACTACGACACTGTGGGTGCTGGGTCAGGCGTTCATCAATATCGGCTACGTGATCGGCCTGCTGCCGGTCACCGGATTGCAGCTACCATTGATATCTGCTGGTGGAACATCAACGGCTGCAACCCTTTTCATGATCGGGATTATGGCCAACGCGGCGCGCAACGAGCCCGAGGCCGTCGCCGCGCTGCGCGCGGGGCGCGACGACAAGGTCAATCGTTTCCTGCGGTTACCGGTGCCCGAACCCTACGTCCCGCCCCGCCTCGAGTCGTTCCGCGACCGCAAGGGGGCGCAACGGGCCAAACCGGCCAAGCAGCCCGCCCGCCCGGCGCCGCGGCGTGCCCCCCGCCCGGCGCCCGAGGCGCAACCCCGCACCGCGGAACGGTCCGCTCGCCGATCTGCGGGCACCGGCCACGCACGGGCCAGGCATCATGGATCTGGCCAGCGGTACGCCGGCCAGCGTCAGACACGGCGCGCTCGCGCATTGGAAGGTCAGCGTTACGGGTGA
- a CDS encoding DivIVA domain-containing protein has translation MPLTPADVHNVAFSKPPIGKRGYNEDEVDAFLDLVENELTRLIEENADLRQRIAELDEELAAGGGAGAAAPTVAQPIPAFEPEPEPVKAAPVAAPSSASNEEQAMKAARVLSLAQDTADRLTSTAKAESDKMLADARANADQILSEARHTAETTVAEARQRADAMLADATSRSETQLRQAQEKADALQADAERKHSEIMGTINQQRTVLEGRLEQLRTFEREYRTRLKTYLESQLEELGQRGSAAPVDSSADSGGFDQFNRGN, from the coding sequence ATGCCGCTTACACCTGCCGACGTCCACAATGTGGCGTTCAGTAAGCCGCCTATCGGCAAACGCGGGTACAACGAAGATGAGGTTGACGCCTTCCTTGACCTGGTGGAGAACGAGCTGACCCGGCTGATCGAGGAGAACGCGGATCTGCGGCAGCGGATCGCGGAGTTGGACGAGGAACTGGCCGCGGGGGGCGGCGCCGGTGCCGCTGCTCCGACCGTTGCTCAGCCGATTCCGGCTTTCGAACCTGAACCCGAGCCAGTCAAGGCTGCTCCCGTCGCGGCGCCGTCATCGGCGTCCAACGAGGAACAGGCCATGAAGGCGGCCCGGGTGCTCAGCCTGGCCCAGGACACCGCCGACCGGCTGACCAGCACGGCCAAGGCCGAGTCGGACAAGATGCTGGCCGACGCCCGCGCCAACGCCGACCAAATCCTCAGCGAGGCTCGGCACACCGCCGAGACCACGGTCGCCGAGGCCCGTCAGCGTGCCGACGCAATGCTCGCTGACGCCACGTCCCGTTCCGAGACCCAGTTGCGCCAGGCGCAGGAGAAGGCCGATGCTCTGCAGGCCGACGCTGAGCGTAAGCATTCCGAGATCATGGGCACGATCAACCAGCAGCGCACCGTGCTGGAAGGCCGCCTCGAGCAGCTACGGACATTCGAACGTGAGTACCGCACCCGTCTGAAGACCTATCTGGAATCCCAGCTCGAGGAGCTGGGCCAGCGCGGGTCGGCCGCGCCGGTTGACTCCAGCGCCGATTCCGGCGGGTTCGACCAGTTCAACCGCGGTAACTGA
- the murC gene encoding UDP-N-acetylmuramate--L-alanine ligase, with protein MTAGQLPPELARVHMVGIGGAGMSGIARILLDRGGQVSGSDAKESRGLHALRARGAKIRIGHDASSLDLLDGGVTAVITTHAAIPKTNPELVEARRRGIPVLLRPVVLAKLMTGRTTLMVTGTHGKTTTTSMLIVVLQHCGRDPSFAVGGELGEAGTNAHHGSGDFFVAEADESDGTLLEYTPNVAVVTNIESDHLDFYGSTEAYVGVFDSFVERLAPGGALVVCTDDPGAAALAERSAELGIRVLRFGSAGPDLAAALVSWEQSGTEAVAHIQLSPDLDPAAQQRVMRLSVPGRHMALNALGALLAAVEVGASVDEVLDGLAGFEGVRRRFELVGSADSVRVYDDYAHHPTEISATLAAVRSVVKQSGSGRSVVVFQPHLYSRTKAFAREFGRALDGADQVFVLDVYGAREQPLAGVSGASVAEHVSVPVHYLPDFSAVAQQVAAAAGPGDVIVTMGAGDVTMLGPEIVTALRARSNRSAPGHPEVLQ; from the coding sequence ATGACCGCCGGGCAGCTGCCGCCCGAGCTGGCGCGGGTGCACATGGTCGGCATCGGCGGTGCCGGGATGTCGGGCATCGCGCGCATCCTGCTGGACCGCGGCGGGCAGGTGTCGGGCTCGGACGCTAAGGAGTCGCGCGGCCTGCATGCGCTGCGGGCCCGCGGCGCGAAGATCCGGATCGGTCACGATGCGTCGTCGCTGGATCTGCTGGATGGTGGCGTGACGGCCGTCATCACCACCCACGCGGCGATCCCGAAGACCAACCCCGAGCTGGTCGAAGCCCGGCGCCGCGGCATCCCGGTGCTCTTGCGCCCGGTGGTACTGGCCAAGCTGATGACCGGACGCACCACGTTGATGGTCACCGGCACCCACGGCAAAACGACGACCACGTCGATGTTGATCGTGGTGCTGCAGCACTGCGGCCGTGACCCGTCCTTCGCGGTCGGCGGCGAGCTGGGCGAGGCCGGCACCAACGCGCACCACGGCAGCGGGGATTTCTTCGTAGCGGAAGCCGACGAAAGCGATGGCACCCTGCTGGAGTACACGCCTAACGTCGCCGTGGTCACCAACATCGAATCTGATCATTTGGACTTCTACGGCAGCACCGAGGCGTATGTCGGGGTGTTCGACTCCTTCGTGGAGCGGCTGGCGCCCGGCGGAGCGCTGGTGGTCTGCACCGACGACCCGGGGGCGGCGGCCCTGGCCGAGCGCAGTGCCGAGCTGGGCATCCGGGTGCTGCGGTTCGGCTCGGCCGGTCCCGACCTGGCCGCGGCGTTGGTGTCGTGGGAGCAATCGGGCACCGAGGCTGTCGCGCACATCCAATTGTCGCCCGACCTGGACCCAGCGGCCCAGCAGCGCGTGATGCGGTTGTCGGTGCCGGGCCGCCACATGGCACTCAATGCGCTGGGTGCGTTGCTCGCCGCGGTCGAGGTGGGCGCGTCGGTCGACGAGGTGCTCGACGGGCTGGCCGGTTTCGAGGGTGTGCGCCGCCGGTTCGAGCTGGTTGGCAGTGCCGATTCGGTGCGGGTGTATGACGACTATGCCCACCATCCGACGGAGATCTCGGCGACGCTGGCGGCGGTGCGGTCAGTGGTCAAACAAAGTGGGAGCGGGCGTTCAGTAGTCGTGTTTCAGCCCCATTTGTATTCGCGCACAAAGGCTTTTGCTCGTGAATTCGGGCGCGCGCTGGATGGCGCGGACCAGGTATTCGTGCTCGATGTCTATGGGGCGCGGGAGCAACCGCTGGCCGGTGTGAGCGGCGCCAGCGTCGCCGAGCACGTCAGCGTGCCGGTGCACTACCTGCCGGATTTCTCGGCTGTCGCCCAGCAGGTGGCCGCCGCGGCAGGCCCCGGCGACGTCATCGTCACCATGGGCGCCGGCGACGTGACCATGCTCGGACCCGAGATCGTCACCGCGCTGCGGGCGCGATCCAACCGCAGCGCGCCCGGCCATCCCGAGGTGTTGCAGTGA
- a CDS encoding YggT family protein has protein sequence MVVLLQIVGYALLAFWLLLVFRVVIEWIRAFSRDWRPTGVTVVILEGIMSITDPPVKLLRRLIPPIAIGAVRLDLSILVLLLVAFIGMQLALGAAANAALP, from the coding sequence TTGGTTGTGTTGCTTCAGATCGTCGGGTACGCGCTCCTCGCCTTCTGGTTGCTGCTGGTGTTCCGGGTCGTCATCGAGTGGATCCGCGCCTTCAGCCGCGACTGGCGCCCGACGGGCGTCACCGTGGTGATCCTCGAGGGCATCATGTCGATCACCGACCCACCGGTGAAGCTGCTGCGCCGGCTCATCCCGCCGATCGCCATCGGCGCCGTCCGCCTCGACCTGTCGATCCTGGTGCTGCTGCTGGTCGCGTTCATCGGCATGCAACTGGCGCTGGGTGCCGCGGCTAACGCCGCTTTGCCTTAG
- the ftsZ gene encoding cell division protein FtsZ, which translates to MTPPHNYLAVIKVVGIGGGGVNAVNRMIEQGLKGVEFIAINTDAQALLMSDADVKLDVGRDSTRGLGAGADPEVGKKAAEDAKEEIEELLRGADMVFVTAGEGGGTGTGGAPVVANIARKLGALTVGVVTRPFSFEGKRRSNQAENGIAALRESCDTLIVIPNDRLLQMGDAAVSLMDAFRSADEVLLNGVQGITDLITTPGLINVDFADVKGIMSGAGTALMGIGSARGEGRSLKAAEIAINSPLLEASMEGAQGVLMSIAGGSDLGLFEINEAASLVQDAAHQDANIIFGTVIDDSLGDEVRVTVIAAGFDAGPGRKPVTGTETGGAHRIETAKAGKLTSTLFEPVDAVSVPVHTNGATLSIGGDDDDVDVPPFMRR; encoded by the coding sequence ATGACCCCCCCACATAACTATCTGGCCGTCATCAAGGTCGTGGGCATTGGTGGTGGCGGCGTCAACGCCGTCAACCGGATGATCGAACAGGGCCTCAAGGGCGTGGAGTTCATCGCGATCAACACCGATGCGCAGGCTTTGCTGATGAGCGACGCCGACGTCAAGCTCGACGTCGGCCGCGACTCCACGCGCGGACTGGGTGCCGGCGCCGACCCCGAGGTCGGCAAGAAGGCCGCCGAGGATGCCAAGGAGGAGATCGAGGAGCTGCTGCGCGGCGCCGACATGGTGTTCGTCACCGCCGGCGAGGGCGGCGGCACCGGCACCGGCGGCGCTCCTGTCGTGGCCAACATCGCACGCAAACTCGGCGCGTTGACCGTCGGCGTCGTCACGCGTCCGTTCTCCTTCGAAGGCAAGCGGCGCAGCAACCAGGCCGAGAACGGTATCGCGGCACTGCGGGAAAGCTGCGACACGCTGATCGTGATCCCCAACGACCGGCTGCTGCAGATGGGCGACGCCGCGGTGTCGCTGATGGATGCATTCCGCAGCGCGGACGAGGTGCTGCTCAACGGTGTCCAGGGCATCACCGACCTGATCACCACCCCGGGCCTGATCAACGTCGACTTTGCCGACGTCAAGGGCATCATGTCGGGCGCGGGTACCGCGCTGATGGGCATTGGCTCGGCGCGCGGCGAGGGTCGTTCGCTCAAGGCGGCCGAGATCGCCATCAACTCCCCGCTGCTGGAAGCCTCGATGGAGGGCGCGCAGGGTGTGCTGATGTCTATCGCGGGCGGCAGTGACCTGGGTCTGTTCGAGATCAACGAGGCAGCCTCGCTGGTGCAGGACGCCGCCCATCAAGACGCCAACATCATCTTCGGTACCGTGATCGACGACTCACTCGGGGACGAGGTGAGGGTCACTGTGATCGCGGCCGGATTCGACGCCGGCCCCGGCCGAAAACCGGTCACCGGCACCGAAACTGGTGGCGCTCACCGCATCGAGACGGCCAAGGCCGGCAAGCTCACCTCCACGTTGTTCGAGCCGGTCGACGCCGTCAGCGTCCCGGTGCACACCAATGGGGCGACCTTGAGTATCGGCGGCGATGACGATGACGTCGACGTGCCGCCATTCATGCGCCGCTGA
- a CDS encoding cell division protein SepF, translating into MSTLHKVKAYFGMAPMEEYDDEYYDDRAPSRGYSRPRFEDEYGRYEGREYDDLRRDPRVEMRGEPADYPPPSSYRGGYPDEGRFATGGFDRPDLGRPRLGSWLGRGGGTRGALAMDPRRMAMMFEEGHPLSKITTLRPKDYSEARTIGERFRDGTPVIMDLVSMDNADAKRLVDFAAGLAFALRGSFDKVATKVFLLSPADVDVSPEERRRIAETGFYAYQ; encoded by the coding sequence ATGAGCACACTGCACAAGGTCAAGGCCTACTTCGGTATGGCTCCGATGGAGGAATACGACGACGAGTATTACGACGACCGCGCGCCGTCCCGCGGATATTCGCGGCCTCGTTTCGAGGACGAATATGGGCGTTACGAAGGGCGCGAATACGACGATCTCCGCCGCGACCCGCGCGTGGAGATGCGTGGTGAGCCCGCCGACTATCCGCCGCCAAGCAGCTACCGCGGCGGCTACCCCGACGAGGGCCGCTTTGCAACCGGCGGGTTCGACCGTCCCGACCTGGGTCGGCCGCGACTGGGGTCCTGGCTAGGACGCGGTGGCGGCACGCGCGGCGCGCTCGCGATGGATCCGCGCCGGATGGCGATGATGTTCGAAGAAGGCCACCCGCTGTCGAAGATCACCACGCTGCGGCCCAAGGACTACAGCGAGGCGCGCACCATCGGCGAACGCTTCCGCGACGGCACTCCGGTCATCATGGATCTGGTGTCGATGGACAACGCCGACGCCAAGCGGTTGGTCGACTTCGCCGCAGGCCTGGCATTTGCGTTGCGTGGCTCCTTCGACAAGGTCGCCACCAAGGTGTTCCTACTCTCACCCGCCGACGTCGACGTGTCCCCGGAGGAGCGTCGCCGGATCGCCGAAACCGGCTTCTACGCTTACCAATAG
- the ftsQ gene encoding cell division protein FtsQ — MATAPTEGAPPEPEEEDFEGPRRRARRERAERRAAQARAMAIEHARREAKRQARGAVLPEPKPVGRGVVRGLKMLLATVALVVIGIGLGLVLYFTPAMSARTIVVTGTGSVTREDVLDAAQVRIGTPLLQINTNQVADRVAAIRRVASARVQREYPSALRITIVERVPVVVKDFPDGPHLFDRDGVDFATGPPPPALPYIEVDNPGPTDPATLAALKVLLALRPEVASQVGRIAAPSVSSITLTLSDGRVVIWGTTDRADEKAEKLGALLTQPGRTYDVSSPDLPTVK, encoded by the coding sequence ATCGCCACTGCACCCACCGAAGGCGCGCCGCCAGAGCCCGAAGAAGAGGATTTCGAGGGCCCCCGCCGGCGCGCCCGTCGGGAACGCGCCGAGCGCCGCGCGGCTCAGGCTCGCGCCATGGCGATCGAGCATGCCCGCCGCGAAGCCAAACGCCAGGCCCGCGGCGCTGTGCTGCCCGAGCCCAAACCTGTTGGGCGAGGCGTGGTTCGGGGCCTCAAGATGCTGCTTGCCACCGTGGCGCTGGTGGTGATCGGAATCGGTCTGGGGCTGGTCCTGTACTTCACGCCGGCGATGTCTGCCCGCACCATCGTGGTCACCGGGACCGGTTCGGTGACCCGGGAGGACGTTCTGGACGCCGCGCAGGTGCGGATTGGGACGCCGCTGCTGCAGATCAACACCAACCAGGTCGCTGACCGGGTGGCCGCTATCCGCCGGGTTGCCAGCGCTCGGGTGCAGCGCGAGTATCCGTCTGCCCTGCGCATCACCATCGTCGAACGGGTTCCCGTGGTGGTGAAGGATTTTCCGGACGGCCCGCACCTGTTCGACCGGGACGGCGTCGATTTCGCGACGGGCCCGCCGCCGCCGGCGCTGCCGTATATAGAGGTCGACAATCCCGGGCCGACCGATCCGGCCACGCTGGCCGCACTCAAGGTGTTGCTGGCGCTGCGGCCCGAGGTTGCCAGCCAGGTGGGGCGCATCGCGGCGCCTTCGGTGTCCTCGATCACGCTCACGCTGTCCGACGGGCGGGTGGTGATCTGGGGGACCACCGACCGCGCCGACGAGAAAGCCGAGAAGTTGGGTGCGCTGCTCACCCAACCCGGGCGCACCTACGACGTGTCCAGTCCGGACCTGCCGACGGTCAAGTGA